The Rhododendron vialii isolate Sample 1 chromosome 6a, ASM3025357v1 genome includes a window with the following:
- the LOC131328450 gene encoding uncharacterized protein LOC131328450 produces the protein MQSVVGKKRKEKPKEHLTPVDTNEFGEESSQSKEGTPSVTLAPPTPMSKGSKVPPYVPKAPFPSCLNVPSPLSKRGVSMEDTLEVFKQVKVNIPLLDAIKQVPIYAKFLKDLCPQKRKNRTNVSKKVLLTEQCTLLDLGATVNLIPYSVYEQLGLGELKPTLVTLQLADRSIKVPHGVIEDVLVNVNDFYFPADFIVLDIESVQTLKKQTPIILGRPFLATANANIYVRSEEMEVTFGNMTLKLSVYKATRPPLVEEDCFAVDVINDLVEEALPYILTDDPLAACLAQFDLENFDID, from the exons ATGCAGTCTGTCGTAGGGAAGAAG AGAAAAGAGAAGCCGAAGGAGCATTTGACTCCCGTCGACACCAATGAGTTTGGGGAGGAGAGTTCACAGAGTAAGGAAGGAACCCCTTCAGTCACACTTGCACCACCCACTCCCATGTCCAAAGGCTCTAAGGTACCACCCTATGTGCCTAAAGCCCCGTTCCCATCATGTTTGAATGTGCCATCTCCCCTTTCTAAAAGGGGAGTATCTATGGAGGATACCCTTGAGGTATTCAAGCAAGTGAAAGTTAACATCCCACTCTTAGATGCCATCAAACAAGTCCCAATCTATGCAAAATTTTTGAAGGACCTCTGCccccaaaagaggaaaaacagaACCAATGTGTCTAAAAAGGTCCTTCTCACTGAGCAA TGCACACTTTTAGACTTAGGGGCTACTGTCAACTTGATTCCGTACTCGGTGTATGAACAATTGGGGCTTGGGGAGTTAAAGCCCACGTTGGTTACCTTGCAATTAGCTGATAGATCCATTAAGGTGCCACATGGAGTAATTGAGGACGTTCTTGTTAATGTTAATGATTTTTACTTTCCGGCTGATTTTATAGTCCTTGACATAGAATCGGTCCAAACCCTCAAAAAGCAAACTCCGATTATTCTTGGTCGTCCCTTCTTGGCGACTGCTAATGCAAACATTTATGTGAGGAGTGAGGAGATGGAGGTGACCTTTGGAAACATGACCCTTAAGCTTAGTGTTTACAAGGCCACGAGACCTCCTCTAGTGGAGGAAGACTGCTTTGCAGTCGATGTCATAAACGACTTAGTGGAGGAGGCGTTGCCTTATATTTTGACTGACGACCCATTGGCTGCTTGTTTGGCTCAGTTTGACTTAGAGAATTTTGATATTGATTAG